CAAGAGAGCGATTGCCGTCGGCGATGCAGCAGGTCTCACGAATCCAATAACGGGTGAGGGGATGACCTATTCTTTCATTTCCGCTTTAAGAGGGGGCGAGGCCGTTTGGAACTTCATTACACATGAAGAAGATTGGAGACACCTAAGAGATTATGCAAAGGCGATCGAAAATGATATCTTAAGAGATATCAAGGCGGCCTCAATAATCGAGCCACTATTGCGCCGAGTGCTAGGGACGTTGGCTCTAGATTCATTTCTTGATAACTTCTGTAAGATTGAAATACTCTCTGCGGATTGCGCAAAGATTGCGAGAGGAGCGGGAACATGGAAAGAATTATTATTGCATATCATTCCTATGATTCCTTCGCTCTATTTTTCATCAATTCAAAGGGACTTACGTATCAATTTTACATCAAATGCCAACGAACAAATTGAGATACCTTAGTGCAGCATAGATTAACCCAATGAACGCGATGAACATTACCATGTCCGATCTTCTCAAGCGATTGAATGAGACAGCGGCGGCGATTCCTAAGAATGGGAAGACCACCAAATCGATTATGTTCCTGAATATTGCAAGAGGAGTTAATGATGCAAAAAATATCAAGAAAGCCACAACGCGAACTCCTGTTTCAAACCCCAAGACCGTGTAGACCGTTTTCACACCGCCCCGTATATCCTCTTTATAACCCTCTATGTCAGTTATCATCGAGCCGATAAGAATGCCTAAGAACATAAAGAAACCAATAATCACTCCATCCGATGTCAAATTAGGGATCAGAATAGCTCCAGTGAGATGCGGGGCGTATATTCCTCCGGTCGTGTATTCTTCAACAACACTGAATGGTGTGACGAACCCATAAATGAAGGCAAGAAAAGCCCCGATCCCTATCAATGCTGACCTCAACATATGTTGTTTCAATCGGATCAAATTAGATGAGTAGGCAATTGAGATGAGAAAAACTATTGATAGGAGAAACAATTGAACAAATGATAATAAAAGTGCACAGAATAGTGAAATAGCCGCTAGAACGACCGATGTTTCTAGAGCGGTCTTTTCATCAATCAATCCAGACGCAAGAGCCCTACCCATGCGTGTTGGGACGTCTGTGAAACGATCACTTAGATCATTCCAAATGACACAAACTAACCACGCGAGTACCGCTGAAATTATCGATATGCCAACAAATGAAAGATTGACCCAGTACGGGGTTTCGAAAATATGAGTGACGTATACGATTGAGCCAGAAGAAGATCTCCAGCCGCTGACAACTCCCGCAGCAACGATGATCCCAAAAAACAAAGTCTGAAAAGGCCGCAGGCTCATGAAGAGTCTTGTAAAAATCGTTTTCTTCGCGATATAAACGATTCCTAAAGAGAGAATCAAACCAACAATCAGATACCAAGAAAATAAGAAAAGGTGGGTCTGTCTGTACTTAACAAGGTCAAAAGCGGGAAATTGAGGGATCCCACCAACTGTACCAACTGGAAGATACAGTCCTGGCGTCGAAAGAAAGAACATCGATAGAAACGCAAAGAAGAGTAGAAATGCGACCCGTAAGATTGTAACGAGGCGCCCTCTGATATCAAAGAACTTACTTCTTTGCGTCCAGATCGGGTATGAAAAAAGTACGAACAAGATTACTGCAACTTCTATTAATTGCCCATAGTGTAACCTATCTCCGCTAAAATGGAATAGTGCATTGGCAAAATCCGTTGGCGAAAAATACGCGTAATTCTCACGAACGCCGAAAACGAAATAATCCAAAAATGGCGGAAGAAGAATAATCCAATAAAAGCTTGCAAGAAAATTCACGGACTTTTCAAGCCCGCGACCAGAAAATGCCGTCAAAAGGAGCGTTAATCCTAAAAACACAACAACGTAAAAAGCTACATGATGTGCGATGCTGTAAATCCATGGATGTGGCGTGGTGACGAATTCTGGGTCAAGTAGAAAATATTCAGATAAATCTCTGACGACGGCAAGAAAGACTATGTAAGCAAATAATGCAATAATAGATATGCGCCTTCGTTCGAGATAATTAATAAATGAATCAATCTTTTGGCTTAGGGTTTTTTCAAAAGAGTTGTCTTCACTTTCCACGCGTGTTCAATGACTAATTCTTTATATAAGGCTTGCCAGTTTTCAGCCTGCCAGAGGATATCATTATACCCTATAAACACGAATGATTCTTTTTTATCGCATATACAATTTGTTGATGCTCTGTCCTCTTACCAAGTCCATTCTATTCTTTAATTATTTTCTAAAATGCTTATCGAGATCAAAATGGTAAACGAGCCTGACAAACAGTTGGATTAGAAAAAATGCTTAGCTCGGAAAGAAATTGATCGAGTCTATGATGAACATCCCAACAAAAGAGATAGAATAAAATATCAACACATGTTATCACGTCTCTTGGAGAAGAAAATGCGAGGAAGAAGCATTCTGACAAGCAAAATCGAAAGCGAGATCGATTTACTCCAGAGACACGTGACAATGCTCAAAGCAATCATGACACACGAACCGATCGGTATAATAAGATTGTCAGAATTATTGAACTGCCCCCAGCATAAAGTACGGTATTCGCTCAGGATTCTTGAACAGGAAGGACTCATAAAGCCCTCTCCTGAAGGAGCTGTCACGACGGATAAATTGCAGCCATTCCTCGACAATCTCAAGAAAACACTAGATTCGATGAGCAACACCGTCAAAGAGCTTCGCGAATCGCTTGGCTAAACGATGAATTGTTGCCGATTTCAGACCTTCTATCCATGAGCTAACGATTCCTCCAACAGATTTCGCTGAAAATTCATCCTCGGTTGCAATAAGAATCAATCAAAGTAAGGAAAAAGGATTAATATGAGGCTGGCATTTTAGAGCGTCGCCCAATTATGCCGTCGTAGCTCAGCTGGTAGAGCGTGTGGCTGTTAATCCCCCCTAGGGAGTTGAAACCACAAGGTCAGCGGTTCGATCCCGCTCGACGGCGCTCCGCCTTCAATCATTTTTTTCAAGGAAACTGTAGACATGTCAACAATCCGTCATAATATTATTTGAAAACCTTTTAAAAAGGAAGAAAAAGATGTATACCAAGCAATCGTTTTGCTCCCCCATCAATCTACAAGGAGCAAACCTAACCACACAGGCGTCGTCTTTGCGAAGAATTTTAGATCAATTCCGGCATTCTTTGCTGTTTGGATCACGTCAATACCAACTGCTTCCATCGAGGGTCTCGCTACGAAAGGGTGTCTGCAAGGTTTTCCAGAATGCTGTCCGACGCATTCTTCACAAAGCCTGCAGGTTCCAGCCGATAGACCCGTAGCGAACCTGTAACCCATTTCAAGACAATCCTTCTCGAGTTTGCATAGAATCTCAATGAGTTGTCTATCACCTTTCGATAATAAATTTCGATAATTCTGATCTTCTCGGATCTCCGACAACGACTTTCCCTGACCAAGGATCTTCACGAAATCATTATTGATTGTTAATGGTACCTGCACAAGAATCGCATGACGATAGAGTGAAAGGATTTTTGCAAACTCTTCTGGACTTATGACGTTGGGAGGACACATAAGGTTAACGCCATAACTCGCGCATAGCGGAATCATACATTTGAGACGGACTCTCGGATCGACAACGATCCTGTCAGCAGAAATGATTGTTGCCTTCGATGCACCATACTGTTTCGCCTTCTCACAGAGTATTGCGAGGTCTTCTTCCAAAGTACTCAAGGCTAATCGCCCCTCTAATCCACCAAATCCTTTTTCAGTGACTGCTGTATCGTTCTTCTTTCCAAGGGTCAGCGGCGTCGCTGTATCCTCTCCCTTCCCAATAACCGACTTTCTGCTCTGCCATAAAATCAATTCGCCTGATCCATTTTATCGATTTATACGCATACTTCCTTGGAATCACGAGTCTCAAAGGACCACCATGATTTAGGTCAAGCGGCCTATCTTCGAATTTGTAGGTGAGGAGAACATCGTCTTCCATCAGGTCTCGAAGAAACACGCTGGTCGTATATCCATCATCGGCGGTCATGTAGACGCTTTTCGCGTCGGGAAGTGGGTCAGCCATTTTCGCAATTGTTACGAATCTTACACCAGTCCATTGATTATCCAGTCTGCTCCAACCTATCACACAATGAAAATCGCTCGTTACGCTGATAAATGG
This DNA window, taken from Methanomassiliicoccales archaeon, encodes the following:
- a CDS encoding molybdopterin-dependent oxidoreductase translates to MEGRRIPPGQKPIREFPVLSYGEVPCIDLSKWDLTVEGLVRNKLRLTWDELLALPFISVTSDFHCVIGWSRLDNQWTGVRFVTIAKMADPLPDAKSVYMTADDGYTTSVFLRDLMEDDVLLTYKFEDRPLDLNHGGPLRLVIPRKYAYKSIKWIRRIDFMAEQKVGYWEGRGYSDAADPWKEERYSSH
- a CDS encoding UbiA family prenyltransferase, translated to MESEDNSFEKTLSQKIDSFINYLERRRISIIALFAYIVFLAVVRDLSEYFLLDPEFVTTPHPWIYSIAHHVAFYVVVFLGLTLLLTAFSGRGLEKSVNFLASFYWIILLPPFLDYFVFGVRENYAYFSPTDFANALFHFSGDRLHYGQLIEVAVILFVLFSYPIWTQRSKFFDIRGRLVTILRVAFLLFFAFLSMFFLSTPGLYLPVGTVGGIPQFPAFDLVKYRQTHLFLFSWYLIVGLILSLGIVYIAKKTIFTRLFMSLRPFQTLFFGIIVAAGVVSGWRSSSGSIVYVTHIFETPYWVNLSFVGISIISAVLAWLVCVIWNDLSDRFTDVPTRMGRALASGLIDEKTALETSVVLAAISLFCALLLSFVQLFLLSIVFLISIAYSSNLIRLKQHMLRSALIGIGAFLAFIYGFVTPFSVVEEYTTGGIYAPHLTGAILIPNLTSDGVIIGFFMFLGILIGSMITDIEGYKEDIRGGVKTVYTVLGFETGVRVVAFLIFFASLTPLAIFRNIIDLVVFPFLGIAAAVSFNRLRRSDMVMFIAFIGLIYAALRYLNLFVGI
- a CDS encoding DUF2284 domain-containing protein, whose product is MILWQSRKSVIGKGEDTATPLTLGKKNDTAVTEKGFGGLEGRLALSTLEEDLAILCEKAKQYGASKATIISADRIVVDPRVRLKCMIPLCASYGVNLMCPPNVISPEEFAKILSLYRHAILVQVPLTINNDFVKILGQGKSLSEIREDQNYRNLLSKGDRQLIEILCKLEKDCLEMGYRFATGLSAGTCRLCEECVGQHSGKPCRHPFVARPSMEAVGIDVIQTAKNAGIDLKFFAKTTPVWLGLLLVD